A single Halobacteriovorax vibrionivorans DNA region contains:
- a CDS encoding ATP-dependent Clp protease ATP-binding subunit produces the protein MNKYDSIVAGSLDIAQTLLMEKKNTQLSEWHLAYGLVKNPSSFSSRSLKNKLKEIKTEVDRLPQASSEVALDNIRPTAGLSKWLTLASSNAIQSGRQEISETDLLKNIITILPSLNIDPTIFSQNFDGDEEDEVPSFLTNLNEMAQEGKLDPVIGRSKEIRAVMEILGRRGKNNPVLVGPAGVGKTAIVEGLAEMIVKGKVADVLEGKTVYALDMGALMAGTKFRGEFEERLQKLLKYIKKNAATSILFIDEIHQLVGAGKTDGAMDAANLLKPALARGELNCIGATTDEEYQKYILGDSALERRFRAVPVNEPSKEDAIEILMGIRDKLEIHHGIKISDEAIFNSVILSDQYITDKNLPDKAIDLVDEAASALKLSAEAMPAKLVELEAEIRSKKVNAQIDKENEKLSSEIKELEDKFNEQKAKWEDEVLSLKRVSELKNQRDRLTFELEAAERNQDYEKASEIKYSRLPEIEKELESCHHDWILATKDIAMVISRQKGIPVEKILKSRQSQILQLEGFLKSRVFGQDEALQEIADTVITSHAGLTDPSRPLGSFLLKGPSGVGKTETAKALCEFLFDTQDNLIRFDLSEYSEKHSVSKLIGAAPGYVGYEEGGVLTEAIRRHPYSVILFDEIEKAHRDFGDILLQILDDGRLTDNKGRTIDFKNTIILLTTNAKNVEHAFKPEVLGRLDAVLDYNPLDRSIMNSLIDKQIKELNSRLLARKLKVNISDSVRARLNEQGYSEDYGARPLASTFNRLVTRPLSKEIMSHDLESKDLNIDYKDSEITIR, from the coding sequence ATGAATAAGTACGATTCAATCGTTGCAGGAAGTTTGGACATTGCCCAAACTCTTCTTATGGAAAAGAAGAATACTCAACTATCCGAATGGCATCTTGCCTATGGACTAGTGAAGAATCCATCTTCTTTCTCTTCAAGATCTCTTAAGAATAAACTGAAAGAGATTAAGACAGAAGTTGATCGCCTTCCTCAGGCATCAAGTGAAGTGGCACTTGATAATATAAGACCGACTGCTGGACTCAGTAAGTGGTTAACTCTTGCATCTTCTAATGCAATACAGAGTGGACGCCAGGAAATTTCAGAGACAGATTTACTAAAGAATATCATTACGATTCTTCCAAGCTTAAATATTGACCCTACCATTTTCTCCCAAAACTTTGATGGTGATGAGGAAGATGAGGTGCCATCATTCTTAACAAATCTTAATGAAATGGCACAAGAAGGTAAGCTTGATCCAGTTATTGGCCGCTCAAAAGAAATTCGTGCGGTAATGGAGATCCTAGGAAGACGTGGAAAGAATAATCCGGTTCTTGTAGGGCCTGCCGGTGTTGGTAAGACTGCTATTGTTGAAGGTCTTGCTGAGATGATTGTTAAAGGCAAGGTTGCAGATGTATTAGAAGGAAAGACTGTTTATGCTCTTGATATGGGAGCTCTAATGGCCGGAACTAAGTTTCGCGGAGAGTTTGAAGAGCGACTACAAAAGCTTTTAAAATATATTAAAAAGAATGCAGCCACTTCGATTCTCTTCATTGATGAGATCCATCAACTTGTTGGTGCAGGTAAAACTGATGGTGCAATGGATGCGGCCAACCTTCTGAAGCCGGCCCTTGCTAGAGGGGAGCTAAATTGTATTGGTGCTACAACTGATGAAGAATATCAGAAATATATCTTAGGTGATAGTGCCCTTGAGAGAAGATTTAGAGCTGTACCGGTTAATGAGCCATCAAAAGAAGATGCCATTGAAATTTTAATGGGGATACGCGATAAGCTTGAAATTCACCATGGTATTAAAATTTCTGATGAGGCCATCTTTAATTCAGTGATACTCTCTGATCAGTATATAACTGATAAGAATTTACCGGATAAGGCCATCGACCTTGTGGATGAAGCTGCAAGTGCTCTAAAGCTTTCAGCTGAGGCCATGCCTGCTAAGTTAGTAGAGCTAGAGGCAGAGATACGCTCTAAGAAAGTAAATGCTCAAATTGATAAGGAAAATGAAAAACTGAGCTCTGAAATAAAAGAGCTTGAAGATAAGTTCAATGAACAAAAAGCAAAATGGGAAGATGAAGTTCTCTCTCTTAAAAGAGTCTCTGAACTTAAGAATCAGCGTGACCGTTTAACTTTTGAACTTGAAGCAGCAGAAAGAAATCAAGACTATGAAAAAGCTAGTGAGATTAAGTATTCAAGACTACCTGAGATTGAAAAAGAGTTAGAGTCTTGTCATCATGACTGGATTCTTGCAACTAAAGATATTGCAATGGTTATCTCAAGACAAAAGGGAATTCCTGTTGAGAAGATCTTAAAGTCGAGACAATCTCAAATTCTTCAACTTGAAGGCTTTTTAAAGTCACGTGTTTTTGGACAAGATGAAGCATTACAAGAAATTGCTGATACTGTCATTACTTCTCATGCTGGACTAACAGACCCGTCTCGTCCATTAGGCTCATTCTTGTTAAAAGGTCCAAGTGGTGTTGGGAAAACTGAAACAGCAAAAGCATTGTGTGAATTCTTATTTGATACACAAGATAATTTAATTCGCTTTGATTTATCAGAATATAGTGAAAAACATTCTGTTAGTAAGCTTATAGGTGCCGCTCCTGGTTACGTCGGCTACGAAGAGGGTGGTGTTTTAACTGAAGCTATCAGACGCCACCCTTACTCTGTTATCCTTTTTGATGAAATCGAGAAGGCCCATCGTGACTTTGGAGATATTCTACTCCAAATCCTTGATGACGGGAGGTTAACTGATAATAAAGGAAGAACGATTGATTTTAAAAACACAATTATTCTTCTAACAACAAATGCTAAGAATGTTGAACATGCATTTAAGCCAGAAGTTTTAGGCCGTCTTGATGCAGTTTTAGATTATAATCCTCTTGATCGCTCAATTATGAATTCACTAATTGATAAGCAGATCAAAGAATTAAACTCGAGGCTTCTTGCACGTAAACTGAAGGTTAATATCTCTGATAGTGTAAGAGCGAGATTAAACGAGCAAGGTTATAGTGAAGATTATGGTGCAAGGCCACTTGCCTCAACTTTTAATCGACTTGTAACTAGACCGCTGTCAAAAGAGATTATGTCTCATGACTTAGAATCTAAAGATTTAAATATTGATTATAAAGATTCTGAAATAACGATTAGGTAA
- a CDS encoding mechanosensitive ion channel family protein: MNYYLKNMKAYKLGNNLGLEYAIKTFDGSYLPESVREVKLKDYAQTLITVLDRIEYIDVKKIPKKPNTDIWYYRKSKVHVDGDDHQVEISLQKFERDEKIVWLFTEETTKSLYHYDLSLRGKQTAKDVVYSKSIKDRLKEYLPPWTFHQRFLLLNIHWILLIIITLISFVFDRIVRHYIAVKAISILKKRNISFTEKQQNRLTAPFGIVTFVYIFKTLCTWIDLPTDALVLIIKACDIIFAVAMIMILNELLTVICLYLEDKARDTENKFDDIIVPLVRKTARFFIFAVGIIFIGDALELDMKSILAGMGIGGIAFALAAKDTISNLFGSFTVLFDNPFTIGDWVKINDDIEGIVEEVGMRSTRIRTFYNSVLSVPNGTLINANIDNLGRRRYRRFNTNLGIDYATPPEKIENFCESIRQIIIAHPFTRKDNFQVYFNGMGASSLNILVYMFWEVPSWDDELHEKHKFLLDILKVARKHGINFAFPTQTLHVQKDPGVTYSPEEVNFEMSKQVAKSLENERWHAPNRSSIDRLK, from the coding sequence ATGAATTACTATCTCAAGAATATGAAGGCCTATAAACTAGGAAACAACCTTGGGCTAGAATATGCCATAAAGACTTTTGATGGTAGTTATCTTCCGGAATCAGTTAGAGAAGTTAAACTTAAAGACTATGCTCAAACGTTGATAACGGTTCTTGATCGTATTGAATATATCGATGTAAAGAAAATCCCTAAGAAGCCTAATACAGATATTTGGTACTACCGCAAATCTAAGGTCCATGTTGATGGTGATGATCATCAAGTCGAAATTTCTTTACAGAAATTTGAAAGAGATGAGAAAATTGTTTGGCTCTTTACTGAAGAAACAACGAAATCACTATATCACTACGACTTATCACTTAGAGGAAAACAAACGGCCAAAGACGTTGTTTACAGTAAGTCCATAAAAGATCGACTTAAAGAGTATCTTCCTCCATGGACATTTCATCAAAGATTTCTTCTTTTAAATATCCATTGGATTCTATTAATTATAATTACTCTTATAAGCTTTGTTTTTGATCGTATTGTACGTCACTATATTGCAGTTAAAGCAATTTCAATCCTAAAAAAGAGAAATATAAGTTTTACTGAAAAACAACAAAACAGACTGACTGCACCTTTTGGAATTGTTACCTTTGTTTATATTTTTAAAACATTATGTACATGGATTGATTTACCGACTGACGCTCTTGTTCTTATCATAAAAGCCTGTGACATCATTTTTGCTGTCGCGATGATTATGATCTTAAACGAGCTACTAACGGTCATTTGTCTCTACCTAGAAGATAAGGCCCGTGATACTGAGAATAAATTCGATGATATTATTGTTCCCCTTGTAAGAAAAACTGCAAGATTCTTTATTTTTGCTGTTGGTATCATTTTCATTGGTGATGCACTAGAGCTGGATATGAAATCCATCCTAGCAGGTATGGGAATTGGTGGTATTGCTTTTGCTCTTGCAGCAAAGGATACAATTTCAAATCTCTTTGGTTCATTCACAGTATTATTTGATAATCCATTTACTATTGGTGACTGGGTTAAGATCAATGATGATATTGAAGGGATTGTAGAAGAAGTTGGAATGAGATCAACTCGTATTAGAACATTCTATAATTCAGTTTTATCTGTTCCAAATGGTACTCTTATCAATGCAAATATCGATAACCTTGGAAGACGTCGTTATCGTAGATTTAATACAAACTTAGGTATTGATTATGCTACTCCACCAGAAAAAATTGAAAACTTTTGTGAGAGTATAAGACAAATCATCATCGCTCATCCATTTACACGTAAGGATAACTTTCAAGTATATTTTAATGGAATGGGTGCAAGCTCTCTTAATATTCTTGTTTATATGTTCTGGGAAGTTCCATCATGGGATGACGAATTACATGAAAAACATAAATTTCTATTAGATATTTTAAAAGTTGCAAGAAAGCACGGTATTAACTTTGCCTTCCCTACTCAAACTCTACATGTACAAAAAGATCCAGGTGTTACTTATTCACCTGAAGAAGTTAACTTTGAGATGTCCAAACAAGTTGCTAAGTCACTTGAAAATGAGCGTTGGCACGCACCAAATCGTTCATCTATTGATCGTTTAAAGTAA
- a CDS encoding penicillin acylase family protein, translated as MKKIILSLLGAVFLLITTVYFLLLGSFPVMEGSLKIGDIDNEVQIYRDHEGVVHIDAKTRHDMNYALGFSMASDRAFQYELIARAGQGRLSEILGPDLVAADKLFRTLNSSYIRNDILTNLDPVVRKDLESFIAGYNYYLENSIRPIEYFILGIKPKKINLEDIYGVFVYLNYSFSPFMRNEIAYQQIMADVKHRDLKYLFANNEVDLSHRLRRVVEAQFIDYDDLLEGIGTFTGSNAWAISGDKTRSGKPILASDPHIKFSAPNIWYEANIKNEEEDFHMYGHFLPMIPFPGMGHNRNHGWGLTISYTDDVDLYQLDDDFYIVRVENSVIKVKGSTPINFNLKWSEKGPVVDEIVKTVNKDSKNIAAHFSFFQLGNKPIEGFYGLGRAKSFEEIKKATSIVKSPGLNIVYADAKGNVARLVMGDSYNRSHPFESDLVQSADRKILGAYDFDDKPHEINPENGFVVSANDAPKTIKEGIHHRGGWHSDNRYNTILESLKLRKNWDIDSQKMVQTASFSSHNATLLKLIGNAAKNSKLSQYESKALETLLSWKGHSRKDQVGPTIFHEMNIRIRKLLMDEMGDNYLNYCKAINSWTYYYRLLERPDDFWWDIEKTAPIEGRDDILMMAFKSTVSYLKGLLGDDISTWRWGRVHKLKFVHPFEKNKFLAKIFSHGPYEANGSINSINHIRRVKCNKGHTPVTGPSTRRLVDFANVDLSYGILPLGNSGHMLSPYYDNQRERFFNDEYRYQIFNFDLVKKSGPKVLTLRPI; from the coding sequence ATGAAAAAAATTATCTTATCACTACTTGGGGCCGTATTCTTATTAATAACTACTGTATACTTCCTCTTGTTAGGCTCATTTCCAGTTATGGAAGGAAGTTTAAAAATTGGTGATATCGATAATGAAGTTCAAATCTATCGTGACCACGAAGGTGTTGTTCATATCGATGCTAAAACAAGACATGATATGAATTATGCACTTGGCTTTTCAATGGCAAGTGATAGAGCTTTTCAATACGAGCTAATTGCTCGCGCAGGACAAGGACGACTTTCTGAAATTCTTGGGCCTGACTTAGTTGCTGCTGATAAATTATTTAGAACTCTCAATTCAAGCTATATACGCAATGATATTCTTACAAATCTTGATCCTGTCGTTCGCAAAGATCTCGAATCATTTATCGCTGGTTATAATTATTACTTAGAAAACAGCATTCGACCGATTGAATATTTTATACTTGGAATCAAGCCTAAGAAAATTAATCTAGAAGATATCTATGGTGTCTTTGTCTATTTAAATTATAGCTTTTCTCCATTTATGAGAAATGAGATTGCTTATCAACAAATCATGGCCGACGTAAAACACCGTGATTTAAAATATCTCTTTGCAAATAATGAAGTTGATTTATCTCATCGTCTTCGTCGTGTCGTAGAAGCTCAATTTATTGACTACGATGATCTTCTTGAAGGGATTGGTACCTTCACAGGCTCTAATGCATGGGCCATAAGTGGGGATAAAACTCGATCAGGTAAGCCAATTTTAGCAAGTGATCCACATATTAAGTTTTCAGCACCTAATATTTGGTATGAGGCCAATATTAAAAATGAAGAAGAAGATTTTCATATGTATGGCCATTTTCTTCCAATGATTCCTTTCCCTGGAATGGGACATAATCGTAATCACGGTTGGGGATTAACAATTAGCTATACAGATGATGTGGATCTTTATCAATTAGACGATGATTTTTATATTGTTCGTGTTGAAAATTCTGTCATAAAAGTAAAAGGTTCGACTCCTATTAACTTTAACCTTAAGTGGTCTGAAAAAGGCCCTGTTGTTGATGAAATTGTAAAAACAGTAAATAAGGATTCAAAGAATATAGCAGCACACTTTAGTTTTTTTCAACTAGGTAATAAGCCAATTGAAGGCTTCTATGGGCTAGGGCGCGCTAAAAGTTTTGAAGAGATAAAAAAAGCAACAAGTATTGTTAAGTCACCTGGGCTTAATATTGTATATGCTGATGCCAAGGGAAATGTAGCTCGTTTAGTTATGGGTGATAGCTATAATAGATCTCATCCTTTTGAGTCTGATCTTGTACAAAGTGCTGATCGTAAGATCTTAGGAGCTTATGATTTCGATGATAAACCTCATGAGATAAATCCAGAAAATGGTTTTGTGGTCTCGGCCAATGATGCTCCAAAAACGATAAAGGAAGGGATTCATCATCGTGGTGGCTGGCATTCTGATAATCGCTACAACACAATTCTCGAATCTCTTAAGTTACGTAAGAATTGGGATATCGACTCTCAGAAGATGGTACAAACAGCTAGCTTTAGTAGTCATAATGCAACTCTTTTAAAACTTATAGGAAATGCCGCTAAGAATTCTAAATTATCGCAATATGAAAGTAAGGCACTTGAGACACTTCTTTCGTGGAAAGGTCATTCACGTAAGGATCAAGTTGGGCCAACGATCTTTCATGAAATGAATATCAGAATAAGAAAACTTCTAATGGATGAAATGGGCGATAATTATCTGAATTATTGTAAGGCCATTAATTCTTGGACTTATTATTACAGATTGCTAGAAAGGCCTGATGACTTTTGGTGGGATATTGAAAAAACAGCACCAATTGAAGGCCGTGACGATATTTTGATGATGGCATTTAAGTCAACGGTTTCTTACCTTAAAGGATTACTTGGTGATGATATTAGTACATGGCGATGGGGCCGTGTTCACAAACTTAAATTCGTTCATCCGTTTGAAAAGAATAAATTCTTAGCAAAGATTTTTTCTCATGGGCCGTATGAAGCAAATGGCTCAATCAATAGTATTAACCATATCAGGCGTGTAAAATGTAATAAGGGCCACACTCCAGTGACTGGGCCAAGTACGAGACGCCTTGTTGATTTTGCTAATGTTGATCTTTCATATGGCATCTTACCTCTTGGTAATTCTGGACATATGTTATCGCCATACTACGATAACCAAAGAGAAAGATTTTTTAATGATGAATATCGTTATCAGATTTTCAACTTTGATTTAGTTAAGAAATCTGGCCCTAAGGTTTTAACCCTAAGGCCAATATAG
- a CDS encoding TonB-dependent receptor: MDFCQILSAKQKALQINLDNSVYGSFAEIGAGQEVAREFFRAGGAAGTVAKTMSAYDMQISDSIYGIEETKRYVSLGRLNKMLETEFSKTYDRLKDSRDDSTKFFCFADTVAAKSYSGKGECHGWLGVRFQHAPGAQPSDLILHVKMLDQENLQQQEAVGFLGVNMIHSCFYNSNDTSRLVSSLMDNLSTSRLLIDMIDVRGPAFEGLDPRILSLELVKRKFTSAVMFDENGSVVQIKDYLYRKPLVVLRGSFRPPTKGNLDALKVGREHLCTTEKCENVVTLSEISMSKLLSRSSAIDNADFLARVDLLTKLKQKVLITNFASYFELNQFLQPISKSQIAFITNTYNLNEILNIKHYEDTSYGILGGLGELFGLNTKLFLYPCADDNDANNRLGFSDVKYDPTLEYLVKYLRDNGLIVDLEGFDFKSSGIWSRTVIEMIQKDQKGWEDKLPKVVADHVKEKKLFKS, encoded by the coding sequence ATGGATTTTTGCCAGATTCTATCAGCAAAACAAAAAGCACTACAAATTAACCTCGACAACTCTGTCTATGGAAGCTTTGCCGAAATTGGGGCAGGTCAGGAAGTGGCCAGAGAGTTCTTTAGAGCAGGTGGAGCTGCTGGTACTGTTGCAAAGACAATGTCGGCCTATGATATGCAGATCTCTGATTCAATTTATGGGATTGAAGAGACAAAGCGTTATGTTTCATTAGGTCGTTTGAATAAAATGCTTGAGACTGAATTTTCAAAAACATATGATCGTCTAAAGGACTCACGCGATGACTCAACTAAGTTCTTTTGCTTTGCCGATACAGTGGCCGCAAAGAGCTATTCTGGCAAAGGTGAATGTCATGGCTGGTTAGGTGTTCGTTTTCAACACGCTCCAGGAGCGCAGCCTTCTGACCTTATTCTTCACGTTAAAATGTTAGATCAAGAAAACCTACAGCAACAAGAGGCCGTTGGTTTCTTAGGTGTGAATATGATTCACAGCTGTTTCTATAATTCAAATGATACATCAAGACTCGTTTCATCTCTTATGGATAACCTTTCTACAAGTCGTTTGTTGATTGATATGATTGATGTACGTGGCCCTGCATTTGAAGGCCTTGATCCAAGAATACTTTCTCTTGAACTTGTAAAAAGAAAATTCACATCTGCAGTTATGTTTGATGAGAATGGAAGTGTTGTTCAAATTAAGGATTATCTCTATCGAAAGCCTCTAGTGGTTCTTAGAGGATCTTTTAGGCCACCGACAAAAGGAAATTTAGATGCCCTTAAAGTTGGTCGTGAACATTTGTGTACTACTGAAAAATGTGAAAACGTTGTGACGTTATCTGAGATTTCGATGTCAAAGCTTTTATCTCGAAGCTCTGCAATCGATAATGCAGACTTCTTAGCAAGAGTTGATCTACTTACAAAACTTAAGCAAAAAGTTCTTATTACTAATTTCGCATCATACTTTGAACTTAATCAATTTCTACAACCAATTTCTAAAAGCCAAATTGCGTTTATTACAAATACATATAACTTAAATGAAATTCTAAATATCAAGCACTATGAAGATACTTCATATGGGATCTTAGGTGGCCTTGGTGAGTTATTTGGCCTTAATACTAAATTATTTCTATATCCATGTGCCGATGATAATGATGCAAATAATCGTCTAGGCTTCTCTGATGTTAAATACGATCCAACTCTTGAGTATCTTGTTAAGTACCTAAGAGATAATGGACTCATCGTTGATTTAGAGGGATTTGATTTCAAATCATCAGGTATTTGGTCTCGTACAGTTATTGAAATGATTCAAAAAGATCAAAAAGGCTGGGAAGATAAGCTTCCAAAAGTCGTTGCTGATCACGTTAAAGAGAAAAAACTTTTTAAGAGTTAA
- the hemB gene encoding porphobilinogen synthase produces the protein MYLNNIRPRRNRKNHAMRSLMRETILTVDDLIMPLFIVEGKDQIIPVDSMPGISRFSRDLIVKEVKELWNLGVKCVSLFPALDDSIKDRLATESKNPNGLLQKTIKDIKDACPDMLIMTDVAMDPYSSDGHDGIVCEKTGEILNDETLDILSAMALSQAQAGSDIIGPSDMMDGRVGHIRETLDSEGFHKTQIMSYTAKYASAFYGPFRDALDSAPKAGDKKTYQMDPANLTEALREIELDEAEGADILMVKPGISYLDVIAKMKERTNLPVAAYNVSGEYAMVKAAAEKGWIDGEAVSLEMLTSFKRAGCDMILTYFAKECAINFAKN, from the coding sequence ATGTATTTAAATAATATTAGACCTCGTCGTAATCGCAAAAACCACGCAATGAGATCTCTTATGCGTGAAACGATCTTAACAGTTGATGATTTAATTATGCCTCTTTTTATTGTAGAGGGTAAGGATCAGATCATTCCTGTTGATTCAATGCCAGGAATTAGTCGTTTTAGTCGCGACTTAATTGTAAAAGAGGTCAAAGAGCTATGGAATCTTGGTGTTAAGTGCGTCTCATTATTTCCGGCCCTAGATGATTCAATCAAGGATCGTCTTGCTACTGAATCAAAGAACCCTAATGGACTTCTTCAAAAGACAATTAAAGATATAAAAGATGCATGTCCAGATATGCTAATTATGACAGATGTTGCGATGGATCCGTATTCTAGCGATGGCCATGATGGTATTGTTTGTGAAAAAACTGGCGAAATCTTAAATGATGAGACCTTAGATATTCTCTCTGCTATGGCACTATCTCAGGCCCAGGCCGGAAGTGATATTATTGGCCCAAGTGATATGATGGATGGAAGAGTTGGACATATTCGTGAAACGCTAGATAGTGAAGGCTTTCATAAAACTCAAATCATGTCTTATACGGCCAAGTATGCTTCGGCATTCTATGGACCTTTTAGGGATGCTCTTGATAGCGCACCTAAGGCCGGTGATAAGAAAACTTATCAAATGGACCCTGCTAATCTTACTGAAGCTCTACGAGAGATTGAACTTGATGAGGCAGAGGGTGCAGATATTCTTATGGTGAAACCAGGAATTAGCTACCTTGATGTTATTGCAAAAATGAAAGAGAGAACGAATCTTCCAGTTGCTGCTTATAATGTTTCTGGCGAGTATGCCATGGTTAAGGCCGCAGCTGAAAAAGGCTGGATAGATGGCGAAGCTGTAAGTCTTGAAATGCTAACAAGCTTCAAGCGTGCAGGTTGTGACATGATTTTGACTTATTTTGCAAAAGAGTGTGCGATTAATTTTGCTAAGAATTAA
- a CDS encoding SufE family protein: MQIQERVDALVEEFNKFNDWEDRYMHIISMGKKMPALPEELYKEEYKVKGCQSQVWLIPELKDGKVIFQADSDAAIVKGIVSILIGIYSDATPDEILATKPDFLDTIGLRQHLSMSRANGLSSMIKQISMYALAYKTKLQMGL; this comes from the coding sequence GTGCAAATTCAAGAAAGAGTTGATGCTCTTGTGGAAGAGTTTAATAAATTCAATGATTGGGAAGACCGCTACATGCATATTATTTCCATGGGAAAGAAAATGCCTGCACTGCCTGAAGAATTATATAAAGAAGAATATAAGGTTAAGGGATGTCAGTCTCAAGTATGGCTTATCCCTGAGCTAAAAGATGGTAAGGTTATTTTCCAAGCAGATAGCGATGCGGCCATTGTTAAAGGTATTGTTTCAATCCTTATTGGGATTTACTCAGATGCTACTCCTGATGAGATCCTTGCTACGAAACCAGACTTTCTCGATACGATCGGCTTAAGACAGCACTTATCAATGTCACGTGCTAACGGCCTATCAAGTATGATTAAGCAAATTTCCATGTATGCTCTCGCATATAAAACTAAGTTACAAATGGGATTATAA
- a CDS encoding ParA family protein: MFFGRNKQKLDDKGKGKVISFLNQKGGVGKTTMCFNTAYALAQKGHKVLVVDMDPQANMSYLFGREENEKSIFNLLLNTVKELKQMHTSVIFENVVYKTEAGVDLLPSAQELSGFELCVASVNSPRQTILKKYIEQAGLRKRYDYILVDCPPTLGLLVVNSICSSDGVIVPFRPDDFSMKGLEHFYRMLGDIEDMELVELPEIITHIPNLMDSRRKQEESDLHEIKELIRKVTGNDKYIAPFFNKAQIVKSQAAKKSIYDYNSKEYRPLHEQFNKIANLIDSWNEASL; encoded by the coding sequence ATGTTCTTTGGGCGAAATAAGCAAAAACTTGATGATAAGGGTAAAGGGAAGGTCATATCTTTTCTAAACCAAAAAGGTGGCGTCGGAAAGACGACGATGTGTTTTAACACGGCCTATGCTTTAGCTCAAAAGGGTCATAAAGTTCTTGTCGTGGATATGGATCCTCAGGCCAATATGTCCTATCTTTTTGGAAGAGAAGAAAATGAGAAAAGTATTTTTAATCTTCTTTTGAATACAGTTAAAGAATTAAAGCAGATGCATACAAGTGTAATTTTTGAAAATGTCGTTTACAAGACTGAAGCGGGTGTCGATCTTCTTCCTTCGGCCCAAGAGCTTTCTGGTTTTGAACTCTGTGTTGCTTCAGTTAACTCCCCAAGACAAACTATTCTAAAAAAATATATTGAACAGGCCGGACTTAGAAAACGATATGATTATATTCTTGTGGATTGCCCTCCAACTCTGGGACTTCTCGTGGTTAATAGTATCTGCTCAAGCGATGGCGTGATTGTTCCATTTAGACCTGATGATTTTTCAATGAAGGGCCTAGAGCATTTTTATCGCATGCTTGGGGATATCGAGGATATGGAATTAGTAGAACTTCCTGAAATTATCACTCATATACCAAATCTTATGGACTCAAGACGTAAGCAAGAGGAGAGTGATCTACACGAGATTAAGGAACTGATTCGTAAAGTTACTGGCAACGATAAGTATATTGCTCCATTCTTTAATAAGGCCCAAATCGTAAAGTCACAGGCCGCTAAGAAGTCTATTTATGATTATAATTCCAAGGAATATCGCCCGCTTCATGAACAATTTAATAAAATCGCAAATTTAATTGATTCGTGGAATGAAGCGAGTTTATAG